The Arachis ipaensis cultivar K30076 chromosome B07, Araip1.1, whole genome shotgun sequence genomic interval NNNNNNNNNNNNNNNAAAGAGTGGCGCCAGGTTCTTGAGGTTGGTCCCTTTAATTTTCTCGTCGTATGTAATTAttgtgttgatcatcattattaatgGCTTAATGCTTGTTGCTGGTATTGTTTTCTTATGTAACTTTTGCTAAttgggatttaaaaaaaaaaaaattcactggAAAGGCTGGTCAATCGTCACCAACTAACTTGACTAGCATTTTTAACTTCTGCCTGACACAATTTGCAGAGTGATTCCTCAATTACTCATTATGAATCATGGTCCAGTAGTTGAGGTAGAGGCCTCAAGGTCCCTGCAAGTGAGGATGTTACTATTTTCATGGCCATCTAGCTCATTCTCTCAGGTTTTCTTGACAAGTCTTTTCAAAaggttttttcttcttttacacACTCTGAGCTAGATTCATTTCTCCTTGGTGCCTTGGTACACTTTTGCATGGCTAAGGCCTAAGAGAGATGCCATACCAATTCCAATCTTGTGTTTGATCCTCTAGGCCATATAGTGCTAGCTGTACTTTTGGATCAGATTTAGGTGTAATAGTTCCCAAGTACATATAAATTTTGCTAATTATTCCATCCTCACTATTCTGATCAGTCAACATAGATTGTTGGATTGTCTGGCCTGTTAGTAACCAATGAGTGCTGCCTGGTATAAAATGTTACCAACTGAATGATTGTGTCTATAACTCTTCATGGAAATTTATAGTAATACCTGAATTGTTCGGTTAAAGCATAAACACAGAACAAAGAAAAACATAGTAGCATTGATAAATGAAGATATGACCACAAATTCTTAAAAGGATGTGTAGTGTAGAATAGGAATGCTTGCCGGAATTAAGATGACATATTAAAATAGGATTCATGCATAGCCCAAGAAGCTAATGTCTGGTTGTTCTTCTTAGGACATTCTTTTTAAGTTCACATTGTGTTATTCTGCTAATGTCACTTAGTGCCCACAGACTCGAACCTGTTCTTCTCGAAAGCTTGCTAATCTGCTATTCAtttgtcttttttattttttcaaagaaAAACATCGTTTTATCCTACAGAATTGTTCTCTTCTGTTGAGTGAAGATTTTATTGCAGTATAGAATATAGATGAGAACCCATTTCTCTAATATCTTGGTCTATTCTATAATTTAAGACACAATTGTAAATATATTCCAAAATGCCATATAATTAAATCATTGAACGTGTAATTTCTTAGTCAGTTAATTATTAAGTAGAGTGCGGCTCTCATGTTTGAATGAATGAAAGTTTAGTAAAGACATCCTCTTTGCTTTGTGTCCAGAATCCTTGTATAATGGACATAGCATTCAAGTGATCATTGCAATGTACCCAAAATTGAAAGGAACATGGATGTTGAATATTTCTTGTTGGAGTGGATGCTTTGTTTAGAAGAAAATGTTAAGTTTACTAGGTATTAATTAAAAGCGAGGTGTATGTTTCGTTTCTGTGCTTGTATATATAAGAATAAATATTCTGATAATTCATTTGGGAAATATCACTGCTGCTTCATACATGTTtaattgtttttaattcacagcCAATCCTATTCTAGTTATTTTTGTAACTTTTGGAATCCATTGGCTTCCCTTTCCAGTTCTTAACTCCTTTGgttactctttttttttactaACTTTTTTATAGGATTATAGACAATCACACCCAGAAGTTACTGTTCTGGATCCTCCTGATTGCATACAACATTTACGTAACCGTCAACACATGCTTCAGGCTGTTGCTGAGATGAACTTTTCTGATTCTTATGGTATTTCTATTTCTTCCTTCACCTTTGATTAAGTACAGCTGGAGAGAATTGCTATTAAGTTAATCAATAATAAACTTGCTCATAAAAACATCCTTTCAGGGAAAGTTGGTGTTCCTCGGCAATTAGTTATCAAGAGAGACGCCTCAGCCATCCCAGAGTTGGTCAACAGAGCTGGCCTGAATTTACCTCTAGGTATTTATATGTTGGTATTTTCTTAAACTACTTTTATATGCTGCAGTTGCGATTTCTCATAGCATGGGCAAATGGCCATTTGTTAGTATGAGGGATTTCTGAGACACAGTCATCAAAACTAGTGAACATAGGCATTGTAATCCTATCTTTATTGCATCTGGTCAGCTTAGTTATCACGTAAATATGTGATACTTAAATTTGAACTCTCGTTGATATGTTTCTAATTCCAAATCATTTCAGTTGCAAAGCCACTGGTTGCCGATGGAAGTGCAAAGTCTCATGAATTATCCCTTGCTTATGAGCCATACTCTCTTCAAAAACTTGAACCTCCTTTTGTTCTTCAGGAGTTTGTCAACCATGGTAAGCAAATTTCCATTTGTTTGGCAATGATTTACTCTTACATTATTTGAATCCCAAGTGAATAACAGGTGCCGTTTATTTTGGTGTAGGAGGTGTTCTCTTTAAAGTTTATATAGTTGGTGATGCAATAAAGGTTGTCAGACGGTTTTCATTACCTGATGTTTCCAAGTGGGAGCACTCCAAGGATGCTGGCATATATCGTTTTCCAAGGGTTTCTTGTGCTGCAGCTTCAGCAGATGATGCGGATCTGGACCCCATTGTTGGTGGTAAGTTATCATGTCCTAAATGCCAATTGACTATGCTTTCAAAGTGTAATAGATATACTTCAGGAAAGGATTGAGTTGGCAGGCTGTTTGGTCTGTATTTGATCTTCCGTGAGGAGGCTCTTATATAGttatgtcaaaaaaaaaaagtgctcTGCTttgtatgaaatgcaatgcatGACCTCCTTTACATGTGGTAAAATTGATGATTCTGGATCCAAGGCTTTCAATAGACCTCCAATTGTGGACTCAAGCAGGCCTTCTTATTCTCCCCTTAAAAGAAGAGATACCCAAAACAAATTTGTCCTTGTCCTGATTGGTGCCTCTGGGCTGACGCATTGTTCTTTGCAATTTGCATAGTTGTCATGCAATAATTGTGCCAGTCTGTTAGACAATGTGCTAATATCTTACCTGTTTGTGGTACAACATTCCTAATTTGTCTAATATGAGGTTAGGTGGTCATAGGCATAATTCATGCTTGCATTTGGAAATCTGAGCCCTACTTACGATTTAGGTtattaacaaaacaaaaaattatgctACTTACTATTCTCCTGATTTTCTCCATCTTTCACCCTGCAGAGCTGCCTCCAAGACCCCTACTTGAGAAGCTGGCTACAGAACTCCGATGGCGATTGGtaattttctcaatttatcaGTTAAAGCTTTCATGGTTATTCATATTAGGActataaataaaatatgaaatctTTGTCCTAATTTTCACATCCAGGGTCTTAGATTATTCAACTTGGATATGATCCGCGAGTATGGAACTAGAGATCGGTTTTACGTCATTGACATAAACTACTTTCCTGGTAAAAATGAATATATGTTACTGTTAACATACTTCTCCTTGAGTTTGTTTAATTACCTTGAAATGCCATTGGTATTTGTTTTAAAGTGGTATTTTAAATTGATGCAGGATATGGCAAAATGCCAGAATATGAACACATATTTACAGACTTCTTGTTGAAGCTGGGGAATGGGAAGTACAAGAAAAAATCTGGCTAAGTGATGAAATTGACATCATAACGTAAGCATAATTGCCTCTCATTTGAGGCTCCAGATTATGGCTAGAGGCAGTATCTTTCTTAGTCCGTATTACTAACAATTTCTTCATTTGCACTGTGTGGAGAAGTCATAGGACAACTTCCGGAACGCTTAGCGTGGCGGGAACATCAGCCGGTACAGAAAAACCGATATTCTTACTACTGAAAAGTAACAGAAGCTATTGCATTCAGCATCAGTACATAGCAGAGTGCTAAATCCTGAAGTTTCTAGCTTAGCCTTGATAAGAAATAGGAGACTCTAGCTCTAATTCTGCAACTCTTGAAGGATCTGTCTCCGTGGAAAAAATGGTGACTGGTGGTGGTGCCTCACCACCAATGCTGATGATAATATGAAAGAGAGAGACGACCTTTCTTGTAGCACAAGTTAACAGGGTTTCAAGTGCACTACTGATTGTTCTTTGCTGTATATACATGTAGATTCTTCACGTTAGCAACCTAATCTTTGATCTCAagaaatcaaatttaattattattgctATATATCTCGTTGTAATTACCTCAGCTAAATGGCTGAGCACAATAGGCGTTCTCGCGTAAGTTAATTATaataaattctctctctctctctctctctctctctctcgtgtaGTAGATTGTATATTCGGTATGTAAAACGTTACGTTGTTAATATTCCTACCTATCATAAGATTTTCACAGCCGATTATTTTGTATATATTCAATACGGGGCATCCGAAGTCTATATGATTAACCTGATTACCAGTCAAAATTAGATGGGTTAGGCTTAAAAATTCTTTAACCTATATAAATCAACCTTGCTCATTTAATTGAGATGTTAACCAGCACACTTGCCATAATTGCAAATAAATTTACACTTTTGGGTAGTTCCAGGACGGAGTGGGGGAGATGGATTGCTGGGTTCAATTCGAACCTGGGAGTTTGCTCGTCCTTCCAAGGCTTGTTGCCGAAACAGATTCTTTTGCTTTGGTAGAACTGCTGAGTAATAAGAAGAAAGCTCAGGGGCACTCAAGTACCTTGGCTAGATAGATCCAGAATTGGTTAACTCGAGATTGGCAAATGATCATTAAGCACAAACACACAAGGAAACGGGACAGCTGATTGGCTAGCAAAGAATGGTTTACAAAAGAGTTTTAGTTTCCATTTTGTTGATATAACCCCTTCTTCCTTGTATCAAATCTTTAATGATCATTGTAGGACTTGGATGATTAGTTTGATGTAATTTTGGACTTTATGCCCCGTTTaggtatccaaaaaaaaaaaagttactaaaAGCTTTGCCTTGTTTTGCTACTTACTCTTGTGAAATATCTACGGTTTCCATTGAGACTTGAACTCGAGTGTTGTTTGAGGTTTACAAA includes:
- the LOC107606263 gene encoding inositol-tetrakisphosphate 1-kinase 3, giving the protein MLQAVAEMNFSDSYGKVGVPRQLVIKRDASAIPELVNRAGLNLPLVAKPLVADGSAKSHELSLAYEPYSLQKLEPPFVLQEFVNHGGVLFKVYIVGDAIKVVRRFSLPDVSKWEHSKDAGIYRFPRVSCAAASADDADLDPIVGELPPRPLLEKLATELRWRLGLRLFNLDMIREYGTRDRFYVIDINYFPGYGKMPEYEHIFTDFLLKLGNGKYKKKSG